The sequence GAATTTTTATCCTAAAATCAAAATGATTTCATACTGATAATCTTAACACCAAAAAAGGGTAGAAAAGGGGGAAAATTAACAAATTATAAATTTTCGAAACTAATTGTAAATGCAACGTGGTTTTCATCCACATTTTTAGCAAAGATTAGGGCGTTGTTTTTGCGAGCAATAAGGCGGCTCATATATAGCCCAAGCCCGCTACCGCTCTCTTTTGTGCTAAAGTGTGGCTCAAAGATAACCTTTAAAAATGAATTTTTTATCGCTCCTGCGTTATTTTGCACGCATAAATTCTTGCGATCATCTTTTAAAAAGGCGCTTATCTTTATCACTCTTGGCTTTGTGTAGCTCTGCTTAAATGCGTCTTTGGCGTTATTTATGATGTTTATTAAAATTTGGATTATCTCATTGAAATTTGCAAATACCTCAAAATTTTCTCTCACGTCAAGCTGCACTTCGATCTGATACTTTTTAAGCGTTGCGTTTAAAATTTTTATCGTTTGATTTATCACTTCAAGCACCTTAAACTCTTTTCTCAAGGTATTTGGACTAAAGAAATTTTTAAAGTCATCAACGGTTTCTGACATGAAATTTATCTGCTTGCTGGTCTCTTCTATAAACTCATAAATTTTCGCCTCATCAAGCTTTTTTCTCTCCTGATAAAGCTCTAAATTTATCAAAGCTGAGCTTATCTGAGCAAGCGGCTGCTTCCACTGATGCGAGATATTGCCTATCATCTCGCCCATCGAAGCTAGGCGGCTTTGATGAATCATTAGCTGCTCAGTCTGCTTTTTGCTCTCCTCGCCACGCCTATGCATCTTATAAACAAGTAGCAAAAATAACCCAAAGATAAGCGTTATAGCGCTCATTATGACGATGACCTCTTGCAAGTGATAGGTAAAAATGGCGCGGATTGGTATCTTAAAAGAGATCATCGCGACCGTTTCGTTCACGTCTGGGATCTCTATGCCCTCCATGCCGTATTTTTCTAGCATTTGCTGCGGGGCATTTGCGCTGCTGTGACAGGCTAGACAGCTTGGACTTTGGTTTTTTATAGGCAGACCCACAAAGAGCTGTGAGCCATTTTCATCTTTTATTATCTTTACAAATTCTTTAAATTTATTTTCTTTAAAGCCATGCAAGACGCCAGCTTCAAATTCATTTGGCTGGTGAGCTTTGTTTAGCGGTGCGATGGCAACTAGCTTGTAGTCGAAGTCTAGGTTGTATTTTTGCTTTTGGATATTGTAAATTTCACGGCTTATATATGAAGATGATAGAAGTCTCTCGTCAAAAAAGTCCTCTTTTAAAATGCCCTCTTGCTTTAGCTGTTCGATCAGCGGGCGTTGCACACCTGAGATGTACTCTCTTACAGAATTTATACTCTCAAGCACATAATGCGCCTCTCTTTTGGCGTCTTTCATCGCTAGGTCGTTGTAAAAATTTAAAACAAGCGCCGAAACTAGCAGATAGACAAAGATAAAAGCACCGACTATTAGCTGAAATTTATATCTCACAAAGATAGCCCACGCCGTATAAATTTTTGATCACATCTTTGCCAAGCTTTCTTCTAAGCTCTTTTACGATCGTCTTTATCGCCTCTTTTGTCGGCTGTTCGTAGTCCCAGA is a genomic window of Campylobacter concisus containing:
- a CDS encoding c-type heme family protein, with protein sequence MRYKFQLIVGAFIFVYLLVSALVLNFYNDLAMKDAKREAHYVLESINSVREYISGVQRPLIEQLKQEGILKEDFFDERLLSSSYISREIYNIQKQKYNLDFDYKLVAIAPLNKAHQPNEFEAGVLHGFKENKFKEFVKIIKDENGSQLFVGLPIKNQSPSCLACHSSANAPQQMLEKYGMEGIEIPDVNETVAMISFKIPIRAIFTYHLQEVIVIMSAITLIFGLFLLLVYKMHRRGEESKKQTEQLMIHQSRLASMGEMIGNISHQWKQPLAQISSALINLELYQERKKLDEAKIYEFIEETSKQINFMSETVDDFKNFFSPNTLRKEFKVLEVINQTIKILNATLKKYQIEVQLDVRENFEVFANFNEIIQILINIINNAKDAFKQSYTKPRVIKISAFLKDDRKNLCVQNNAGAIKNSFLKVIFEPHFSTKESGSGLGLYMSRLIARKNNALIFAKNVDENHVAFTISFENL